GGACGACGTGCTGCGCGACCTGAACCGTGCTTCTGCCGAGGACGACGCCAGGCAGGAGTCCTCCTCTGAGGACGCTCGGCCTCCGCTGCCCGTACGCGACTTGGATGAGGAGCGTCCGCGTCCGGGGCAGCCCGGCACCGCCTCCAGCGCGGGGCGTGCCACCGAGCCTGATCCACGCACGGATGCCCCATCGCCCCTCCCGCTTGCGCCGCATCAGGCACCATCACGCCCTGCGGCCGAAGCCCGCCTGCGCCATGCCGCGCCGTCTCCGAGCGCCCCTCCCGCCGTACGGCCGCCCCGTCAGGTCCGGCTGCCGATGGCGACGCCGGAGCCGGTGCCGACGCTCGACCCGCGCCTCGCCATCGCACTCGGTTCCCCACAGCATGGTGATTCGCTGGTCCGGCGTTCGGGCCGGTCGCTGCGCAAGCTGGCCTCGTCGGCCGCGCAGGAGGTCGCCGAGGAGAGCCGACTGGGCGGCATGGTGCAGCAGCCGGTGACCACGGGCCGCGTGATCGCGGTGACGTCGATCCGCGGCGGTGTCGGCAAGACCACGACCGCCGCGCTGCTGTCGCGGGCGTTCAGCCACTACCGGCACGATCCCGTACTCGCCCTCGAGGCGGACGCCGCCCTTGGCACGCTGCCGGTGCGGATGGGCGCGCAGTCCGTCCGCTGGTCATGTGTCGAGCTCGCCCGGATCCTCACTCCGTCGATGCAACTGACCGACGTCACCGGCTACCTTGTGCCCGTCGCGGACGGTGGCTGGCTGCTGCCCGCCAGTCAGGGACGGGTGGGCGCCCCACTGGACGTTGCGACCTACCGCACCGTCACACTCGCGCTACGACGCTACTTCGCGGTCACGGTGGTCGACTGCGAGACACTGCCCGGCGAGGTGGCCCGCACCGCGATGGACACCGCACACGCGCGTGTGGTCGTCGCCCCGCTCACCGCGGAGGGCGTGGGCGGTACCCGGATCGTCCTGGACTGGCTCGGCGGGCTGCCTCATGCCGCGCTGGCCTCCACCGTGGTGGCCCTCACCTCGAACACTCCCGACGCGAACCTCGACCTGAAGGCCGCCACGGCCCACCTGCGGGAAACCGGAGTCACCCTCGTGCATCTGCCCTACGACCGGCACCTGGCCGGTGGCGGACCGATCATGACCGACCGGCTGGGTGCGGCCACGCGCCGCGCGGCCACCCAGCTCGCCGCCGAGTCCCTGCACAGGGCGGTGCGGGTGCGGTGACACAGCAGCAGGTCCACCGTCCGGCCCGCTCGACGCGCCCCCTGCTCCCGCCGCCGGCCCGCACGATCGAACCGCCGCCGAACCTGCCCGAGGGCAAGACCGGCAGCCCGGCGACCGCGCTGTTGCCGATGGCCGGTGTCATGAGCTCGGT
This genomic interval from Streptomyces sp. NBC_00557 contains the following:
- a CDS encoding MinD/ParA family ATP-binding protein, which codes for MATPEPVPTLDPRLAIALGSPQHGDSLVRRSGRSLRKLASSAAQEVAEESRLGGMVQQPVTTGRVIAVTSIRGGVGKTTTAALLSRAFSHYRHDPVLALEADAALGTLPVRMGAQSVRWSCVELARILTPSMQLTDVTGYLVPVADGGWLLPASQGRVGAPLDVATYRTVTLALRRYFAVTVVDCETLPGEVARTAMDTAHARVVVAPLTAEGVGGTRIVLDWLGGLPHAALASTVVALTSNTPDANLDLKAATAHLRETGVTLVHLPYDRHLAGGGPIMTDRLGAATRRAATQLAAESLHRAVRVR